From Papilio machaon chromosome 29, ilPapMach1.1, whole genome shotgun sequence, one genomic window encodes:
- the LOC106715648 gene encoding solute carrier family 2, facilitated glucose transporter member 1-like, with the protein MAGMNMRLAFAILSSACWSAFQHGYNTGVINAPQAVMSKWLQMDALTGTNVTIDPDDDPKVTTVWSVTVSIYCVGGMIGGILTGFIADRFGRKGGLLLNNVFVFLGAAFQGCSKVANSAELLIIGRLLIGINSGLNAGLAPLYLAEISPISMRGSIGTVYQLVITITILLSQVLGLEVVLGTEWGWPLLLAVTAIPAIIQCVTLPFCPESPKYLLLNKGQELHAQRALNWLRGDVAVHGEMEEMHQEAEKNKVSKKVTFRELVTNRQLRQPLTIALVVMIAQQFSGINAVIFFSTDIFKKAKLNESQSQYATLGMGAMNVVMTLISLVLVEVAGRKTLLMTGFSGMILCSVGLCVASLYTEHMWVSYLCIGLVILFVVTFAVGPGSIPWFLVTELFNQAARPAASSVAVTVNWTANFIVGLSFLPLSLVLGMNTFIIFAILQLLFLLFIKCKVPETKNKTVEEITAMFRQQM; encoded by the exons GGTATGAACATGCGACTCGCATTCGCCATCCTGTCATCGGCATGCTGGTCTGCGTTCCAACATGGATATAACACTGGTGTCATAAATGCCCCTCAAGCG GTTATGTCGAAATGGTTACAAATGGATGCACTAACAGGCACTAATGTCACCATAGATCCTGATGATGACCCTAAAGTGACAACAGTGTGGTCAGTAACCGTATCCATATATTGCGTTGGTGGCATGATAGGTGGCATATTAACTGGATTTATAGCTGACAG aTTTGGTAGAAAAGGCGGTCTATTacttaacaatgtttttgtctTCCTTGGAGCGGCGTTTCAAGGTTGTTCCAAAGTCGCAAATTCCGCTGAATTGCTTATAATAGGAAG GTTATTGATTGGTATAAACAGTGGTTTGAATGCTGGCCTAGCTCCGTTGTATTTGGCTGAAATTTCTCCTATCTCTATGCGTGGCTCG aTCGGTACAGTTTACCAGCTTGTGATAACAATTACAATCTTACTCTCACAAGTCCTAGGTCTTGAAGTTGTCCTAGGTACAGAATGGGGATGGCCTTTGCTTTTAGCTGTAACAGCTATTCCTGCAATTATACAATGCGTTACTTTACCTTTTTGTCCGGAATCCcctaaatatcttttattaaataaaggaCAAGAACTTCACGCACAAAGAG cTTTGAATTGGTTAAGAGGTGACGTCGCCGTTCACGGAGAGATGGAAGAAATGCATcag GAAGCAGAAAAGAATAAAGTCAGTAAAAAAGTGACGTTCCGGGAATTGGTCACAAATAGACAACTTCGACAACCTTTAACAATAGCTTTAGTTGTTATGATCGCGCAACAGTTCTCTGGAATCAATGCTGTTATATTCTTTTCCACGGATATATTCAAGAAAGCTAAGCTCAATGAATCTCAATCTCAATACGCGACATTAG GTATGGGAGCAATGAACGTGGTGATGACACTAATCAGTCTTGTGCTGGTCGAAGTCGCGGGTCGGAAGACTCTCCTGATGACAGGATTTAGTGGCATGATACTCTGTTCTGTGGGTCTTTGTGTCGCTAGCTTATAT ACGGAACATATGTGGGTGTCATACCTCTGTATCGGGCTTGTCATCTTATTTGTAGTAACATTTGCAGTTGGACCAGGTTCGATTCCATGGTTCCTAGTCACAG AGTTATTCAACCAAGCAGCTCGTCCAGCTGCTTCTTCAGTAGCTGTCACCGTCAATTGGACAGCTAACTTTATTGTTGGACTTAGTTTTCTGCCTTTATCT ttggtGCTCGGAATGAAtacgtttattatatttgctatattacaattattatttctattatttattaaatgtaaagttcCCGAGACAAAGAATAAGACTGTGGAAGAAATAACAGCTATGTTCAGACAACAGATGTAA
- the LOC106713421 gene encoding exopolyphosphatase PRUNE1 — translation MDEFLATTSNKLKTNNYADLTIILGNESCDLDSAVSALVYAMFLNWQYEKIKCKVCTKDKRVDHKDNIFIPVLDVNREDYSLKTEVAYCLNENNISEDNLVFRDDIDLKNLVTNKTSIILVDHHVVAKKYDFLIPYVNEIIDHRPRDKQWNYKDDARSTIESVGSCATLICQRIKDLSYLMNKDIEFFTTYPVCCRLLYCTILLDTVNFSKEVNKGTPHDKEMVLFLETILKPDDRENFRKSTVDKLVIARSDVTKLSAAQLLKKDVKIVGDVLVPSFPIPVKEFLNKPGALLAVSEALNNRGCAIALLLGMRLTPSLVRDAAVYSTSLTEKAGKLAKYIQDSNNPTFGLTPEVFDGSDNCEYYNQTNLGLTRKQYIPVLTNFLQNYK, via the exons atgGACGAATTTCTCGCTACTACATCTAATAAACTg aaaacaaacaattacgCCGATCTTACAATCATATTGGGTAACGAAAGTTGTGATCTAGATTCCGCAGTTAGTGCTTTAGTATACGCTATGTTTCTGAACTGGCAATACGaaaagataaaatgtaaagtcTGTACAAAGGATAAAAGAGTTGATCACAaggataatatatttataccagTACTTGATGTTAATAGAGAAGATTATAGTTTGAAGACCGAAGTGgcttattgtttaaatgaaaataatattagtgaagataatttagtattcag aGATGACATCGATCTAAAAAATCTCGTAACAAACAAAAcgagtataatattagttgatCATCATGTAGTTGCTAAAAAATATGACTTTTTAATACCGtatgttaatgaaattattgatCATAGACCGAGAGACAAGCAATGGAACTATAAAGATGATGCAAGAAGCACTATAGAAAGTGTAGGGTCCTGCGCTACTTTAATTTGTCAGAGAATTAAAGATCTAAGTTACTTAATGAATAAAGatatagaattttttacaacatatCCTGTATGTTGTAGATTACTATATT gTACTATATTACTAGATACAGTTAATTTCTCAAAAGAAGTGAATAAAGGAACACCACATGATAAAGAAATGGTATTATTTTTGGAAACAATTCTAAAACCGGATGATAGAGAGAATTTCAG gAAATCAACAGTAGATAAATTGGTGATCGCAAGAAGTGATGTAACAAAATTGAGCGCAGcacaacttttaaaaaaagacgTGAAAATTGTCGGTGATGTATTAGTACCGAGCTTTCCTATACCAGTCAAG GAATTTCTAAATAAACCTGGTGCTCTACTGGCAGTTAGTGAAGCCCTAAATAATCGGGGCTGCGCCATCGCATTGTTGCTGGGTATGCGATTGACTCCAAGTCTCGTTAGAGATGCAGCTGTGTACTCTACTAGTTTAACAGAGAAGGCTGGAaag CTGGCAAAATATATACAAGACAGCAATAATCCAACATTTGGTTTGACTCCTGAAGTATTTGATGGTTCAGATAATTGTGAATATTACAATCAAACTAATTTAGGACTAACAAGAAAGCAATATATTCCTGTATTAACTAATTTCTtacagaattataaataa